The following are encoded together in the Streptomyces sp. NBC_01465 genome:
- a CDS encoding MBL fold metallo-hydrolase has product MDVTWEDHGWERLAPEVGRRRLPGWDATVGLVAGDGAALLFDTGSTLREGAEIRAQAEQLLGRRVTHIALSHPHFDHVLGTAVFSGAQVYGAVGMDTLFARGAEELAADAVRQGVPEREAAEAADLLVRPHHTVCDEWTLDLGAGCHVLLANIGPAHSGHDLVAVVPSSPPIVFCGDLVEESGAPQAGPDAVPAQWPAALDRLLALGGEDARYVPGHGAVVDAAYVRAQRDALAARFAVS; this is encoded by the coding sequence ATGGACGTGACTTGGGAAGACCACGGCTGGGAACGGCTCGCTCCGGAAGTCGGCCGCCGCAGGCTTCCCGGCTGGGATGCGACGGTCGGCCTGGTCGCCGGAGACGGCGCGGCACTCCTCTTCGACACCGGATCCACACTCCGTGAGGGCGCCGAGATCCGCGCCCAGGCGGAGCAACTGCTCGGCCGCAGAGTGACGCACATCGCTCTCAGCCACCCTCATTTCGACCACGTCCTCGGCACTGCGGTCTTCTCCGGTGCGCAGGTGTACGGCGCGGTGGGCATGGACACGCTGTTCGCGCGGGGCGCGGAGGAGCTGGCGGCCGACGCGGTGCGCCAGGGTGTACCCGAACGGGAGGCGGCGGAGGCCGCCGATCTCCTCGTACGGCCGCATCACACGGTCTGCGACGAGTGGACCCTGGATCTGGGCGCCGGCTGCCACGTCCTGCTCGCCAACATCGGCCCGGCCCACTCGGGCCACGACCTGGTGGCCGTGGTCCCCTCCTCTCCGCCGATCGTCTTCTGCGGAGATCTGGTGGAGGAGTCGGGCGCACCGCAGGCGGGCCCGGACGCGGTCCCCGCCCAGTGGCCCGCGGCCCTCGACCGCCTCCTGGCCCTCGGCGGGGAGGACGCCCGTTATGTCCCGGGCCACGGCGCGGTGGTCGACGCCGCGTACGTCCGCGCGCAGCGGGATGCGCTGGCAGCACGCTTCGCGGTGTCGTAG
- a CDS encoding DUF3097 domain-containing protein has product MRSYNPDLTPPWKKSTPAPTVPADPDLVVEEISTGFCGAVIRCEKTAEGPTVTLEDRFGKHRVFPMTPSAFLLDGRPVTLVRPTAAAPQRPARTASGSVAVPGARARVARAGRIYVEGRHDAELVERVWGDDLRIEGVVVEYLEGIDDLPAIVAEFAPAADARLGVLVDHLVPGSKESRIAAEVSSAHALVVGHPYIDVWEAVKPSSVGIKAWPRIPHGQDWKTGICRELGWPENTGAAWQHILGRVRSYKDLEPALLGRVEELIDFVTG; this is encoded by the coding sequence ATGCGCAGCTACAACCCGGACTTGACGCCCCCGTGGAAGAAGTCGACTCCCGCCCCGACCGTCCCCGCCGACCCCGACCTGGTGGTCGAGGAGATCAGCACCGGCTTCTGCGGTGCGGTGATCCGCTGCGAGAAGACGGCCGAGGGGCCCACGGTCACGCTGGAGGACCGCTTCGGCAAACACCGGGTCTTCCCGATGACCCCGTCGGCGTTCCTGCTGGACGGCCGCCCGGTGACGCTCGTACGTCCGACGGCGGCGGCCCCGCAGCGCCCGGCCCGTACGGCATCGGGCTCGGTCGCGGTCCCGGGCGCGAGGGCGAGGGTCGCGCGGGCGGGCCGTATCTATGTGGAGGGCCGGCACGACGCGGAGCTGGTGGAACGCGTCTGGGGCGACGACCTGCGCATCGAGGGCGTGGTGGTCGAGTACCTGGAGGGCATCGACGACCTCCCCGCGATCGTGGCGGAGTTCGCCCCGGCGGCGGACGCGCGCCTGGGGGTACTGGTGGACCACCTGGTCCCGGGCTCGAAGGAGTCGCGCATCGCGGCGGAGGTGTCGAGCGCGCACGCACTGGTGGTGGGCCACCCGTACATCGACGTCTGGGAGGCGGTGAAGCCGTCGAGCGTGGGGATCAAAGCGTGGCCCCGGATCCCGCACGGCCAGGACTGGAAGACGGGCATCTGCAGGGAGTTGGGCTGGCCGGAGAACACGGGGGCGGCGTGGCAGCACATCCTGGGGCGGGTGCGCTCGTACAAGGACTTGGAGCCGGCGCTGCTGGGGAGGGTCGAGGAACTGATCGACTTCGTGACGGGCTAG